In Equus quagga isolate Etosha38 chromosome 14, UCLA_HA_Equagga_1.0, whole genome shotgun sequence, one DNA window encodes the following:
- the MMP13 gene encoding collagenase 3 translates to MHPGVLAAFLFLSWTRCWSLPVPNDDDDDDDMSEEDFQLAERYLKSYYYPLNPAGILKKTAANSVVDRLREMQSFFGLEVTGKLDDNTLDIMKKPRCGVPDVGEYNVFPRTLKWPKMNLTYRIVNYTPDLTHSEVEKAFKKAFKVWSDVTPLNFTRLYNGTADIMISFGTKEHGDFYPFDGPSGLLAHAFPPGPNYGGDAHFDDDETWTSSSKGYNLFLVAAHEFGHSLGLDHSKDPGALMFPIYTYTGKSHFVLPDDDVQGIQYLYGPGDEDPNPKHPKTPDKCDPSLSLDAITSLRGETMVFKDRFFWRLHPQLVDAELFLTKSFWPELPNRIDAAYEHPSKDLIFIFRGRKFWALNGYDILEGYPQKISELGFPKDVKKISAAVHFEDTAKTLFFSGNQVWRYDDTNRMMDKDYPRLIEEDFPGIGDKVDAVYEKNGYIYFFNGPIQFEYSIWSNRIVRVMPTNSLLWC, encoded by the exons ATGCACCCAGGTGTCCTGGCTGCCTTCCTCTTCTTGAGCTGGACTCGTTGTTGGTCCCTGCCTGTTcccaatgatgatgatgatgatgatgacatgtCCGAGGAAGACTTCCAGCTTGCAGAG CGCTACCTGAAATCATACTACTATCCCCTTAATCCTGCTGGAATCCTGAAGAAGACTGCAGCGAACTCCGTGGTTGACAGGCTCCGAGAAATGCAGTCTTTTTTTGGCTTAGAAGTGACTGGCAAACTTGATGATAACACCTTAGACATCATGAAAAAACCAAGATGTGGGGTCCCTGATGTGGGTGAATACAATGTTTTCCCTCGAACTCTCAAATGGCCTAAAATGAATTTAACCTACAG AATTGTGAATTATACCCCTGATCTGACTCATTCTGAAGTTGAAAAGGCATTCAAAAAGGCCTTCAAAGTTTGGTCTGATGTCACACCTCTGAACTTTACCAGACTTTACAATGGCACTGCTGATATCATGATCTCTTTTGGAACTAAAG AGCATGGTGACTTCTACCCATTTGATGGACCCTCTGGTCTGCTGGCTCATGCTTTTCCTCCGGGGCCAAATTATGGTGGAGATGCACATTTTGATGATGATGAAACTTGGACAAGCAGTTCCAAAG GCTACAACTTGTTCCTTGTCGCTGCACACGAGTTTGGCCACTCCTTAGGTCTCGACCACTCCAAGGACCCGGGAGCACTCATGTTTCCTATCTACACCTACACTGGCAAAAGCCACTTTGTGCTTCCTGATGATGATGTACAAGGGATCCAGTATCTCTATG GTCCAGGAGATGAAGACCCCAACCCTAAACATCCCAAAACACCAGACAAATGCGATCCTTCCTTATCCCTTGATGCCATCACCAGTCTTCGAGGAGAAACAATGGTCTTTAAAGACAG ATTCTTCTGGCGCCTACATCCTCAGCTGGTTGATGCAGAGCTGTTTTTAACAAAATCATTTTGGCCAGAACTACCCAACCGTATTGATGCTGCCTATGAGCATCCTTCCAAAGACCTTATCTTCATCTTTAGAG GCCGAAAATTTTGGGCTCTTAATGGttatgacattctggaaggttatcctcaaaaaatatctgaactGGGATTTCCAAAAGACGTTAAAAAGATAAGTGCAGCTGTTCACTTTGAGGACACAGCGAAGACTCTCTTCTTCTCAGGAAACCAGGTCTGGAG gtaTGATGATACTAACCGTATGATGGATAAAGACTACCCCAGACTAATAGAAGAGGACTTCCCAGGAATTGGTGA